One genomic segment of Verrucomicrobiota bacterium includes these proteins:
- a CDS encoding metallophosphoesterase family protein, protein MFRIGIISDTHNHLDARLPQLFQGVDHILHGGDVGLPWLIAELERIAPVTAVLGNTDSGIRLKETEAVQLAGKKFLVHHIVEARNLSEALQRRMDEEQPDVVVFGHTHRPCCATQGQTLYLNPGYAGKPRFNLPRSVAILSCDDGHLAARFIDL, encoded by the coding sequence GACACGCACAACCACCTTGACGCCCGCTTGCCCCAATTGTTTCAAGGCGTCGATCATATCCTGCACGGCGGCGACGTCGGACTCCCTTGGTTGATCGCGGAGCTGGAGAGAATCGCGCCGGTGACGGCTGTGCTGGGCAACACAGATTCCGGAATCCGCCTCAAGGAAACTGAAGCCGTTCAACTCGCCGGGAAGAAGTTCCTCGTTCACCACATCGTAGAGGCTCGCAACCTGTCCGAAGCCCTCCAGCGCCGCATGGATGAAGAGCAACCGGATGTCGTCGTCTTCGGGCACACGCATCGGCCCTGCTGCGCAACGCAAGGTCAAACGCTCTATCTCAATCCGGGCTATGCCGGCAAACCGCGGTTCAATCTGCCCCGAAGCGTCGCCATCTTGAGCTGCGACGACGGCCACCTCGCCGCGAGATTCATCGAT